A stretch of Schistocerca americana isolate TAMUIC-IGC-003095 chromosome 3, iqSchAmer2.1, whole genome shotgun sequence DNA encodes these proteins:
- the LOC124606320 gene encoding uncharacterized protein LOC124606320, with translation MSSSYLEIRRERLRSHISFLYWEDIARSVRHLEKLRLKQSQLLSNLAFLQRCRDKEVVPKFAVVKHHIRSAAVNRILRKTSHAIVKERIRHTRYELDMNARLLFSCHLFLAEVLSPLDWEWVDMTLAAHQRANLSRTTAKQADKFERLNRDQGTTGSNGIHRTVINFSDKELDEATISALSKGLNFAPAPPYDPL, from the exons atgtctagttcatacctg gaaatacgtcgcgaaagacttcgtagccatattagtttcctctactGGGAGGACATAGCGCGCAGCGTTCGTCACCTGGAGAAGCTGCGCctgaaacagtctcagttgctgagcaatctggcttttttacaacgctgtcgtgacaaggaggtagtaccgaagtttgcggtcgtcaaacaccacatcagaagcgctgcagtaaacagaattttacgaaagaccagccatgctattgtgaaggagaggatacgtcataccaggtatgaactagacatgaacgctcgcctgttatttagttgccatttatttctggccgaagtcctctcaccattggactgggaatgggtggatatgactttggcggcacaccaacgagccaatttaagcaggactacggcgaaacaggctgataaatttgagcggcttaaccgtgatcaaggaactactgggtccaacggcattcaccgcactgttatcaacttctctgacaaggaacttgatgaagctaccatctcggctctcagtaaaggattgaactttgccccagctccac CCTATGATCCGCTTTAA